cccgagtttatctgaacaaaacgtaaatcaaagtgtgtaagaaaagtccctagtatttcgaggttcttgtttttcgcggacttgatgcttttgccgctcgatttaattcgacgttattcttggtttggattggttgaccatgcatgatgcggttgtaaattgcaaaagcaagactattgatctgaggtgcgcaaataacgagataattcgggttgagtctacggacttaaaggggttgtcagctgtaatatcagcaatgttggcccagaaatacgtaagaaaggggtgcgaagcataccttgcgtatgttctagatgacaaggagttagaaaagaaacccgaatctgtgccagtggtttgtgaatacccggatgttttccttgaagaatttccgggtttaccacctgttcgggaaatagagtttggcatcaaattggtacctggtaccattccaatttcgatagctccgtatcgtgtggcaccaatggaattaaaggagttgaaagctcagctgcaagaattggtggataaaggttttgctcgcccgagtttttcaccatggagtgcaccagtgttgttgtgaaaaagaaggatggaaccatgaggctgtgcatcgactatcgtcagcttaataaagcgacgataaagaacaaatatccgttatcacagatcgatgatttgttcgatcaactgaagggagcctcaatgttctcgaaaatagatttgagatcgggctattatcagttgcgaattcgagtttcggacgtacccaaaacggccttcagaacgagatatggtcactacgagttcctagtgatgctgtttgggcttactaatgcccctgcagtatttatggatttgatgaatcggatcttcagaccatgtttggattggttcgtagtcgtgttcattgatgacatcttggtctattcaagaaatgaggccgaacatgctgaacacctgaggttagtgctgcgaatcttatgggataagcaattatatgctaagttcagcaagtgtgagttctggttaagagaggttagcttcttgggacatgtggtatctcagatcgggtattcgagtcgaccgaacaaaatttcagccatacttaataggaagcctcgagaaatattctcgaggttcgagctttttggggcttaggttattaccgacgatttgtaaaaggtttctcaacgataccacaccaatgacggttactccaaaaggatgttaagttcgaatggacggagaaatgtcgaaaagtttcgatcaactgaaaacttatttgatgaagccccaattctagtgcaacccgaatcggcaaagagtttgtcatctatagtgacgcctccctacttgggttaggttgcgtattgatgcaagaaggttgagttgtggcctatgcgccgaggcaattaaagccacatgagaaaaattatcgacccatggtctcgaattggtcgccatcgtattcgctttaaagatatggcgacattacttatttggtgagaagtgccatgtgtattcggatcataaaagtctcaaatatttgatgactcaaagagacttaaatctgcgataaagacgttggctcgagtgttaaagaattatgagtggtctttgactatcaccgggaaaggcgaatgtggttgcggatgccttgagtcgtaaatcattattagctttacgagcgatgaacgtgcacttgtccgttcgatccgacgatgtgttagtagctgaattgaaagccaaaccattattgatacgtcaaattcgtgaagctcgtaaagtcgacgatgagctggttgcaaaacggctgagtgtgttcgaacaaggaatcgagtttcaaatcgatgatgacgattgtttgaggttgagaaatcgtctgtgttccaaagaattgaacatatttcgataattcgaaagaagcccattgtagccgaatggcaatccacccggagtactgaaaatgtacaatgatttgaaacgtcggttttggtggcatggtatgaaacgagacatctccgacgtcgtttcgaggtgtttaatatgtcaacaagtgaaagcgaaacatcaagtgccttcagattacttcaccgatcacgatacccgagtggaaatgggatcgagtcacaatggactttgtatccgaaccgccattgtcgtgagtaagaaagatgcgatttgggtcgttgtagatagattgactaagtcggctcactttgtccccgtgacgcacggatttttcaatggacaaactagccgaattgtacgttctcgattgtgagattacacgggtgcctatttccatcgtgtcggatagagatccgagatttacctcgcgattttggacgaagttgcgagaggctctggtacggttgcatttcagaccgcctttcaccccaaaccgatagtcaatccggcggatgattcagatacttgaggatatgttaagatgttgcatcctcgagttcggtggttcatgggaacggtatttgcctttgattgaattcgctacaacaatagttttcaatcaagtattaagatggcaccttacgaggccttgtacgggcgtaaatgccgtacaccattgtgttggacggagctcggtgaaagcaaaattttcgggtggacttgattaaagatgctgaatgtaaagtgatagtgatccgtgaaaatcaagatagcctccgatcgtcaagtcgacgcggatcgaagcgtaaagacatcgagcatcgtgtggagataaagtgtttctcaaggtttcgccttggaaaaagatactcagattcggccgtaatggcaagttgagcccgaggttcattgggccatatgagatatccgagcgagtcggtccagttgcatatcgtttgatttttgccccctgaacttgaaaagattcacgatgtctttcatgtttcgatgcttggacgctatagatctaatccgtcgcacgtaattagtctatcagaggttgaaattcaatccgatatgagttatgaggaagaaccggttcgtatcctatcacgtgaagtgaaagagttgcgaaacaagcgggttccgctagtgaaagtgttatggctcaaacacgggatggaagaagctacttgggaacccaagagctctatgaaagagcgttacccaaacctatttaccaagaagattttcggggacgaaaatttcttaagtggggagagttgtgacacccaaaattgaccctagtcgggatgtggtttcgggaccacaaaatcgaggcataaaaataatttaaaatttattttgatgcctatgatatgtgttaatttgtgtgtggcattttgatgattcgatttagtgttataaaggtgaatttcactagaaaggacctagtagtaaactttgaaagtatgatggggaaatgtgtgatgactagttaatcatgcatgcaaaaataaggatttgcatgtcaaatttccccaaaaggaagcttagtggcggccatgacaagggttatgggcaaagaaaacatgttgaaacatgttttgttaatggatgatgagggaaatgatttaataattaagttgtgggaagagaagaaaaaaatgtgtgtgagtgtggcatttccccccattgccgtgtatgtgaaagaaaaacaagaaaaaattgttcatccttgttctttccttcttggcgaaaatactaagggagaagataggagttttgcttcatgcttggtttggaagagaactagaaggagatttggtcatacttgcatcaagattaaggtatgtttgaggttgtgtcatgagattcatgcttgttttggttgctaacttgatgtgcatgttagccatggttcaaatccttgttatgccatgaaaatggtgtttggccaaggttgatattgtgttaaagccattgcatgctaaatgtgaagcttgttgatgatgcatgtaatgaaggattgactactcttgaaatttcttttagtattcttgagtaggacattgaattctttgtttaaccatgaccaaaaaacaaaattaaaaggagcatggtgtgaggtattcgccatggtatactcatgagcatggtttatgcttcttgcatgatagttaaaaattgtgttttggatggttgtgaacaccttgagaattggccttgcacctacatgtgtgtatatgtttgcacatgatgttttggttatgaagtaagtgataaatatgtttgtttaaagaagaaaatgttgaagaatggttgtgaaattgcaagtacattcgcctagtactcatatgatgtgaaaatcttggaatttattgttgattggtgcaagtatgactaagtataatcggccatatgagtgcttgatgctatattataagtattgagctacaatatgtaaagcattagctagtaaaatgtgtgccattcatgtatggtgttaaacatgtaattggcctcaacatcaacatgcataatcggccatgaatgagtgcctaagaggttgtgttgttcggccgtgagtaagcatgttgaaggctttgtgtgttaagtcgattcatgaattccgtacttatgtgactttaatgtctagtgaatatatgtgggctaagtgccttgagttcttcttttcgatactcaaatgattgaatcaaattatttgttaaattaagctcaagagcaaagggggaccaaatccgataaagggaaggaaaaagtagtcgaatagccatcggaatcgttcgacaacatccgaggtaagttttcgagtatcgaaacttagattttgattcgattgaatgaagtaataagcaatcgaaattgtgcccttgtatatggccattgagccgaaatgatatttttgattaagtaaaatgtgcataaaagtttgttatgaaattgaaacaaagatgtgaatgaatgtgcgaattgtgatatccgggctaagcccgaaggcaattgtgcgagctatgatatccgggctaagcccgaaggcaattgtgcgagctatgatatccgggctaagcccgaaggcaattgtgcgagttgtgatatccgggttaagtcccgaaggcatttgtgctggttaCCATaaatgtcccgaaggtgttttgaacgagtagctatatccggataaactccgaaggtatgtgatttgaaatttataagctgctggaaaattttcagttaatgcacttgcgAAATTCCCAAcaataaggtatgttttgtgtgtgctttgcacactatgagtaagtgcgtatgaatattcgctctaatgataaatgagctatcggcattaactaggccgatatttgtgtatgaatataagagttgggattgtgaagtaagcatgtctttgagaaattgtgcatatgaattattgtttagctacttgaatgttatgctttggttgtgtgtaaattatggctcgaaacttactaagcataaattgcttactccgttcctttgtttctctgttttagattttgctcgttaacgatcggattcggggcattgaagtgaagtcatccacactatcaaaccccttttggtactcttttggttgaactttggatatggcatgtatagaactaccctcggttgttttaagtacttgtgatgtatatgtgtacggccatgcgaaaatggttcgtaatagtggagtatggaattagaccatttgtggtttgtaattatatatggtttcatgatgtgattatggattggaatgggagtgttggtcacatgatcagccattggaatggctaaatatgatcatatgtggacccatgtatggcaagactatagttggcccatggagactacaaattaggtaaagcctaccttaaaacagatgctaccagctgcagtgacgtggatgtgaaaaatcaccaaaatttgtagaaatggtgttaaatagtgaataaattatgtgatcgaaccttgacgagtctattttcatatgaaagtaacgaaacgatcatatgaacagtataccgagagatattaaagttctcgtgagacagggccagaacggtttctgggtcccctgtcgcgacttttaaaatttaccataaattatccagaatgaattagaagtcattccttatatgtacagattcctttttgagtctagtttcattagaaacaaacggcatcagtattgaaaccctgtacagagagatattcaagttgtaacacgcgaaggtcagtgtagtcgacccctgtaacatgggtgactttaactaataaactgtaccaattggcctgaccaaaaattctagaaataaatccatggatggatatatgagtctaaattaaggGAAATTTTAcgtaatcagtttccgagttgtgaaactcgagatatgctttttaaggcgacagcgatgcagttttccagcttgtctgggaatgtcaaattggtcggtgccataagtggttttggcttgttaacccctcgtgtccgacaccggcaacggtctcgggttcggggagTTACAACATCAAACTTATCCAACTATGAATgaaatattctattcatcaaatccataaacatagcCGGAACATTCGTTAATaaaaaaggcataacaaggaatttgtagtgaccataccttgttctagaAGCAGTCGTAGGTATGCCTGTCTCCCTAAATCGCAGCTGgtaataaccagacctcaagtctatcttggaaaaccatgttgctccttttagctgatcaaacaaatcatcaattcttggaaatggatatttgttcttaacCGTTACCTTATTAAGTTACcggtaatcaatacataatctcatggaaccatctttcttctttacaaataacacgggagcaccccaaggttgCAAAGCCTTTATCAACCAATTGTTGCAACTGTGAATTTAATTCCCTTAACTCcattggagccatcctatacggagtgaTAGAGGTAGGTGCAGTCCCTGACATTAACTCAATACGAAATTCAACTTCCCTAACCGGGGGTAAACCTAGCAGTTCTTCTGGGAACAAGTCCGtaaactcacatacaacaggcactAATTCGACTTTCAACTAagattcctttgtattcaacatGTAAGCCAGATATGCTTCATATCCCTTTCTCATACATTTTTGACCTGTGATTAAAGAAATTATGATTGGCAAGCCACTAAGTTCATCTGATTCAACTCAAAGGACTTCTCAATCCCATAACTTTCCATTTACAATCTTCTATAGCACCatgaagtgtcaaccaatccatacccaaaataacatcgaattcatcaaacggaaacaacatcaagtcggctgaAAAACAAAGACCTCTAATCATccaagggcatttcttgcatactttatcgacTAAGACATGTTTGCGtaatgggtttgacactctaatgaCAAATTCTACAGACTCGACGGGTAAATTCAAGCTAGATGCCAATTTCATGCATGCATACAAATATGTatatcctggatctatcaaagaaataacaacAGTTacaaagagaaaatgtaccagtgatcacgTCAGGCGATTATGCTTCTTCACGTCCTCGTCTGCCATAGGCTCTAACCAGAGCTCTAGCCTCAAATCGTACTACAGTCTCTCGTGTAGTATTTTTGCTGCCAGCTCCAGTACCAGCACTTTTCGGGGGTCTCCCCTTTGAAGCTGAACCACTCTCTCTTGCATTATGAAATCTCTCGTCTGTATCGGGACAATActtaataaagtggtcttgagaaccacatctataacacATCCCATCATTCCTCCTACATGAGCCCAGATGATGTCTTCCGTAGTATTCACACTCGGGTCGACGAGGTTTAGCGTCTGTTACGCTAGCTACAGATGTAGCTTGAGTCTGGAAACCCGAACTTTGGTTCTTACAATTTTTGTGGGAGCGTCCTATCGATGCTTAAGAACGAGAATACACATCTTTAGATTTCTTAGATTGAGTTGGGGTCGATCTGCTCATCATTCTCTTTCGCATATCTCTAGCTTCCGACTCGACTTTCTTCTTCTCTCTTGTCAATTCTTTAGCCTTACATGCCCATTcaacgagcacaacaaattcctttAGTTCAAGGATGCCCACTAACACCCTGATATCCTTATTAAGTCCGCCGTCAAACCTCCTGCACATCTTAGCCTCAGTGGGCACACACTATCGGGCATACTTACTAAGCCGGATGAACTCTCGCTCATATTCGATAATCGACATGCGACCCTccttaagttcaagaaattccttatgtTTTTGGTCAATAAATCTCTCGCTAATATACTTCTTCCGGAATTCCTCAAGAAAGAAGTCCCAATTAACTGCCTCCTTAGGCACaatcgaaatcaaagtcttccaccaatggtaggcatcATTCCTCAACAACGAAATAGCGCACTTCAAacactcttcaggtgtacaagacagttcatcgaacaccTGAATAGAATTCTTGAGCCAAAActtagctctctcagcatcatcctcAGTGTTAGCTCTAAACTCCTCTGCTCCTTGTTTCTAAATATTATCCACAAGAGTTTTagaaaatctcataaaatctatACCTTGGGGCATTACGGGTACAGGATGAGGGTTAAGATGGGGTGGAGCAGGTTGTGTCTGAGTGGCTGGGTTCGCACGGATAAACTCAGcataccaatcattcatcatttggaaaaaaagGCCTCTCTAGCCTCCCCCATTGGCTCACGGTTACGGGTCTACTTTCTTCAGGCACCGTCCTTTGAGCGAGGGCTGGTGCATTGCTTTCTACGTCATCTGCTATAGCTcggtcgggatccattactatatgaaaaacacagtttaatatcgtcaggagtcatcacactatcacaatttacgcATGGCATGTTCAGCTAGACACAGACACATGCTAGGTAAtccaagaattgactaaaccgtagctctaataccaataaatgtaacacccctcaccagtATTCGatgtcggaacagggtacgagggaTTACCGAACTTAAGCAGAACCAAACATACAGAACTAggccacaaaatttcattcaaactaaaACCAATCAATTAAAGCCAATTTGTCCCTATTATAagcctacgagacctaaaacatacatcattagtggtccaggactaaactgagaattcacaaaaattctaagaaaatgtCAAGgttaaagtgtcacacgcccgtgtggagacaaTGTACATGCCCATGTGATTGGGGACAAGCCCAGgtcccacacccgtgtggaattattggatttattttccagtttgaacctacaagggttttcacacggctgagcacacgccCGATTCCTTGGCTTGTGTtcctcacacggcctgggacatgcccgtgtggtagcCCGTGTGATTTTAGcaagcattctatttatgacatcatcatacaAATTTGAGGCACACAGCTAAGCACATGCTCTTGGCTAGAGGCCGTATCCTCCATACgattgagacacacagtcgtgtctctacctatgtgtttactaccatgcatgttaacctaaaattcaaggtgcaagggacacacggctaaaCCACATGtctatggggctgaccgtgtgccacacacggtctaaacacatactcgtgtgtctacccgtttgGACGATTTGGAGGCTACTCTCCAAGCCATTAGTCACCCTTAAATAATCATACACTTCCATACGTTCAATGGCATATCACATGGCATATttggacacttaaacatgcaaCCTTATAGCATCACTATGACCCCTTTTTATACTAGTCCATTAGTGTTCATAGAACCTTATCTTTTAGTCagtccacaccaatttcatggtttaccatATTCCTTATTATCAATCCATTATGAGTGCTATATCATTCAACCACATACTAGTAAATAAATAGTCATCCATCAAAGCAACACATACACATCTTAGAATGCATGCAAAGGCAAACTTAAggatacatcccaatcattaatatAGACCAAATtacatggccacatacaaaataatcaatgcccaaatgagccattacacttggctacttcaacatgacacatatacacaaaatagactagtttcctatacatgccatgaccaaaataattaaacCTTTTTATACCCTAAAATCcttgaagatagtgtgatccGAGCTCCGATATCTctcgatcctttgagctagcttgaTGTATctaaagagaaaggaaaagagaggagggtaATCTATAaggcttagtaagtacacatacaaataatctacattgtgacacccctaatgtgaccctagtcggaaagtggtttcgggaccacaaaatcgagtcataaaaataattagatgttatattctgtgcttattgtatgtggaatttgtatgtgtgaatatttcgtgccttgattttatcaattaggtgctaatttataagaaaggacccatgtcataggacttgaaaatgtgataggtgaaatttaaagtggccaaataatgcatgagttattgacatgagggacttgcatgtcaaatggaccacttttaatttagtggccggccataatgatggttgatagatattatatgcattttattttagcatgataatagttaatggctttatagtatggaagaaagaataattaaaagaatggaagagtgatagaaacaaggtatgtTCATCCTTCTTTTCCCCATTACCGTacctaaagagaaaaaaaatagaagaaattgaagttaaggcatttggtcacctttaaggaaataaaggtaagagtgtgtttatcttccttaccttcttgcacagccgaaacaaaaaggaaagaggaaggaacttgtctagggcattcggctatcttggaggttaaataaggtaggagttcatgttatttccattgatttttatgagaatctagctagtagtcaagctcttattgtaacccatatgttgatttttctttagttttggtgacaaattgtgcatacggtattatggggtaaatgcaaaaaggatagtgttttgatgttttggatagaaatattagaaaggggaaaatatgagctacctaaatagatatatgtgaatttaaaagatagtatgaacaaatgtggagttttgctagtttaggattattcggccaagtgtttatgtggtggaaattaagtgttaaatgaaatgaaaatgatattatatggggatatgtatattcggccatatgagtaaatatgataggtatgatttgtgttttggagatgtgttgtgatgttgattatatgattcaaaaatgaggtatgttaatgatgaaatataatcgccatggaagtagctcattttggaagtatgattcgtggatgttttagaattggcctaagtgttttcgtcattaacatatatatatatatatattgccgaatgtatgcctgaggaattggttaagtacattgttgttaaatgcttgttgttttgtataattgttgcctagctactaaatgaacttaggatattatggataagttcaagagtgacaaaattgaaatgaagtaggcttgtgccgaatgagtttaatggctaacgaaaattgttaagtgcttagttaatgtgcatataagtaagtgaagttatgttataatagaactaagtatggctagtaaagcctatttagttttcttgctatgtttgaccataaatatgatacatatttaaatctattgttttagatatagattaaatgatatgtgatttccaaatgtgattgttaagtgaataatattagttaagtacttaagcaaatctattgttttacttaagcttaagtgtaaagaggatcaaagtcggataggggaaaagagaaagtaaacgaatagccgtgggtatctagtcgtcaaccactttcgaggtaagttttaagtgattaaacgttgagtaaattcaatcataataggacataatgggttgatttaataagatatggggtggccatgatatgttttaaactcaaatggtaagttcataagtgtttggacttggaaatttaagagcaaattgtaataatttgcttaggatagCGGCACtaacgtgactttagaaaatcaccataaattattggcgtggaattataggctgaataaaatatgtaatcaaagcttaattagtctagtttcttataaaagaggccgtgtgagcaaagaaatttcctataaagagatatttaaagttgtgtgagacggtgtcagaatgactctgaaatcccctattctatttttagaaaatcattataatttgtaaaaaaatggttataagataaaatttatgtgcttagactccttaatgagtctagtttcaaatgaaatcaaatagaacatattttgaattctgtacaatgagaaatttgattcgtagtgaagagtggtcaggttagtcaaacagtgaaataggggaaactttaagaaaaatctggtgttgattggccaaacctaaaattctgaaaaaaatctgtagatggatatatgagtctagtttcaggaaaaatttacgaaactggctttcgagttttggaactcaagatatgatttttaaggcgacagtgatgcagttagccagcttgtctggaaatttttaaatggactgtgaaagtaaatgaattaagtctgttagcacctcgtgttcgactccggcaacggtctcggatacggggtgttacatacatttTGCAACTATTGATAATCTAAGCATAATTACTTATCCATTATGATACTTTTCGTCATGTCATTTGTacatgcttatccaaatacatatctttcataatatcATCGTATACTAAGTCCTcatagggttttagtacatacctgtgccatcttgcacacatatggcttacttaaattttactttcCGAATTCATATTATGTTACCCGTTGAACATTTAGAATATGATTCGGACACACAGAAGAAATGCGCAGAAGTGCCTGAATGTAGCCTTGGTTACCTGGTAGAAAAGGCACTGAAGTGCATCATATCACAGAATCACATGCGGCTCTCAACAGGGCTACTTAAAGAGCTAAGAGAGTATCTGAACACAACTCAGGATACCCAGCACCCGaaccctagcatgtatcacatattaaatgagctcataacaCACATAACTTTCCTAGTGACATGCCATTTGTGTtctcaactattcctaaggttcaaacaggattttaaACTTCCAGACATTTACCGAATGTACTCGCATAATGGTTTCTTTCACATGGCCAACGTCTTGTAATCATATAGCAAAAcatcaaaacatgttatattatcaacatagccacataagcatattaagcatacaaatatcaataaatcatttaataataataattaatgtatttatttgcatatgtacttacctcggtacaaaatattgaaaatcgagCCTATACCTCGTAAACCtcgttctttccccgatcaaggcctgtatctcgattctcttgatctataataccaaatttagctcgtttaatatatacattactcaaaatgacccaaaattcatacttgggtaaaattactatttt
This window of the Gossypium arboreum isolate Shixiya-1 chromosome 12, ASM2569848v2, whole genome shotgun sequence genome carries:
- the LOC108477911 gene encoding uncharacterized protein LOC108477911; amino-acid sequence: MDPDRAIADDVESNAPALAQRTVPEESRPVTKQGAEEFRANTEDDAERAKFWLKNSIQVFDELSCTPEECLKCAISLLRNDAYHWWKTLISIVPKEAVNWDFFLEEFRKKYISERFIDQKHKEFLELKEGRMSIIEYEREFIRLSKYAR